A section of the Hirschia baltica ATCC 49814 genome encodes:
- a CDS encoding SemiSWEET transporter — MPISEIIGLIAASLTTGSFLPQAILALKTRNTDGISLAMYALFTLGVALWFVYGLMVISLPVIIANLITFLLAASILTMKVLNTKSGKKNESHTIDFDVQSVLPSAH, encoded by the coding sequence ATGCCAATTTCAGAAATCATTGGTCTAATCGCCGCCAGCTTAACAACAGGGTCCTTCCTACCGCAAGCCATATTGGCGCTAAAGACAAGAAACACTGACGGTATTTCATTAGCGATGTATGCTCTGTTTACTCTTGGTGTCGCTCTATGGTTTGTTTATGGCCTAATGGTGATAAGCTTACCAGTGATCATTGCAAACCTGATTACATTCCTTCTGGCCGCAAGCATTCTCACCATGAAAGTTTTGAACACTAAATCAGGCAAAAAGAATGAAAGTCATACAATTGATTTTGACGTTCAATCTGTCCTTCCCTCGGCGCATTAA